From Bombus huntii isolate Logan2020A chromosome 4, iyBomHunt1.1, whole genome shotgun sequence, one genomic window encodes:
- the LOC126865291 gene encoding anaphase-promoting complex subunit 15-like, producing the protein MRSGLCISNSLTTEIRTFSTNSERSSKMSIIPLWPNLQPRATDPLWFNADRPCDDESEVAALEAEHQAWREHVRVQRYDHIPIGKTVSDFRGSEEEEEEEEEEEGEGEEEEESDTHEEEEEELDEIDMEVSYSHQQQTSSPTDTVTDPVSIRMVSTHTGRYS; encoded by the exons ATGCGTAGCGGTTTGTGTATTTCTAACAGTTTGACAACGGAAATACGAACGTTCTCGACAAACAGCGAAAGAAGTTCTAAAATGTCGATTATCCCTTTGTGGCCAAATTTACAACCAAGAGCAACAGATCCTCTATGGTTCAATGCCGATAGACCCTGCGACGATGAGAGCGAAGTAGCTGCGCTCGAAGCGGAACATCAAGCGTGG AGGGAACATGTCCGAGTTCAACGTTATGACCATATCCCTATCGGAAAAACAGTCAGCGAC TTCAGAGGATcggaagaagaggaggaggaagaagaagaagaagagggagaaggagaagaagaagaagagtcAGATACCCatgaagaagaggaagaagaattaGACGAAATTGATATGGAAGTAAGCTATTCGCATCAACAACAGACATCCAGTCCAACAGATACAGTGACAGATCCAGTATCCATCAGAATGGTCAGCACACATACTGGTCGttattcttaa
- the LOC126865287 gene encoding high affinity copper uptake protein 1: MSHDHMAHMMNVSSGHPSHVNHASHESMDHSNMDKSMMHSSMDHTNMDHGSMNHESHLTAATEACGNMGMHGMSMVFHGGYCENVLFESWKISSISGLIGSMIGIMIMAALYEGLKYYREYLFWKMYNSLQYRSVTMPQEKNVVAEDNRVVHMVGEVIHKQPPTMLSWMHTFQTLLHIVQIVLSYFLMLIFMTYNVWLCFAVVFGAAIGYFLFGWKKSVIVDVTEHCH; this comes from the exons ATGTCTCACGATCATATGGCCCATATGATGAACGTATCGAGTGGGCATCCAAGCCACGTTAATCACGCGTCTCATGAATCTATGGATCATTCAAATATGGATAAAAGTATGATGCACAGTTCTATGGATCATACTAATATGGATCACGGGAGTATGAACCATGAAAGTCACCTTACCGCTGCCACGGAAGCATGTGGCAATATGGGGATGCACGGTATGTCG ATGGTCTTCCATGGAGGATACTGTGAAAACGTATTATTCGAATCGTGGAAAATCTCGTCGATCAGTGGTCTCATAGGATCGATGATCGGTATCATGATCATGGCCGCACTTTACGAGGGATTAAAGTATTACAGGGAATATTTATTCTGGAAAATGTATAATTCCCTTCAATACAGAAGCGTCACGATGCCACAAGAGAAAAATGTCGTAGCCGAGGATAACAGAGTCGTACA tatggtTGGAGAAGTAATTCACAAACAACC GCCCACAATGTTATCATGGATGCATACGTTCCAAACGTTATTACACATTGTGCAAATTGTGCTGTCGTATTTCCTTATGCTGATCTTCATGACTTACAATGTCTGGTTGTGTTTTGCTGTAGTATTTGGTGCAGCAATTGGTTATTTTTTGTTTGGGTGGAAAAAATCTGTTATTGTGGATGTTACAGAACATTGTCATTAG
- the LOC126865285 gene encoding ras-related protein Rab-9A: MSGNNSATVGTLRGGNLQNRNSQRSTLLKVVILGDGGVGKSCLMNRFVSNHFDEHSFHTIGVEFLNKDIDINGEAYTLQIWDTAGQERFKTLRTPFYRGSDICLLTYAVDDRTSFKNLALWRSEFLYYADVQEGSTFPFIVVGNKVDVPDSEKQVSTEEAQAWCAENGDPPLVETSAKDATNVEAAFGAAVAAWAQLEARLERPLVEDTVDLSKQQSPHRSSCCMPVSGAESNKII; the protein is encoded by the exons ATGTCAGGAAACAATTCTGCTACAGTAGGTACACTTAGAGGTGGTAATCTACAAAATCGTAATTCTCAAAGATCTACACTTTTAAAAGTGGTGATTCTGGGTGATGGTGGTGTTGGCAAATCTTGTCTTATGAATAGATTTGTATCGAATCACTTTGATGAACATAGTTTTCATACAATTGGAgtagaatttttaaacaagGATATTGATATTAATGGAGAGGCATATACATTGCAAATATGGGATACAGCTGGACAAGAAAGATTTAAGACCCTTAGAACTCCGTTCTATAGAGGCTCTGATATTTGCCTTTTAACATATGCGGTAGATGATAGAAcaagttttaaaaatttagCACTTTGGAGATCTGAATTCCTTTATTATGCTGATGTTCAAGAAGGATCGACATTTCCATTTATAGTTGTTGGGAACAAA gTGGATGTTCCAGATTCTGAGAAACAAGTTTCTACGGAAGAAGCTCAAGCTTGGTGTGCAGAAAATGGGGACCCTCCATTAGTAGAAACATCTGCAAAGGATGCAACCAATGTTGAAGCAGCATTTGGTGCAGCTGTTGCTGCTTGGGCACAACTTGAAGCTAGACTAGAAAGACCATTAGTAGAAGATACTGTTGATCTTTCAAAACAACAATCTCCTCATCGTTCAAGTTGTTGTATGCCTGTGTCTGGTGCTGA gtctaacaaaattatttga
- the LOC126865264 gene encoding ribonuclease 3, which translates to MANPPPNVGQSYFWGTGVSQPQNMGYYSVPPPNFPPPNFSQPPPSYNIPVSTLPENKSANFIPPYHAMGTCYQNEVSNSYDVPYQNPTELQCNNQNYGMSNYSQPVSNFNTNWDDGSAYHNNDNAEWKSNNYSSDWNKPQSSKNSWYETNKVQEDDRKSSYVKFNDSQKNKRFEWRYRDKESSNSYSVSKRRSRSPQNRSRESRSSRSPYRSRHDSQREKYSKYPKNRSVSRERLHCEEDSDRRSIHRKNNLHTSRSQRSYTSYRSRKRSRSQESYSSRTASPNNNPPINRDRTERELLLEKYRQDYCATSKDIERKMDELSAMGPEGIMENARKVWTRTAPADLYYNRDESNPKIMRGTPKLQELCELFKKVLLNRAAAARALQPPYEPPPRKTRARLCRHKSEACSSSSSDSDSSMDEDDRTMEELMAKKQHPQRLHPEMWFNDPGEMNDGPLCRCSAKSRRSGIRHGIYAGEGAINKCDLNTNNADKLYHYRITISPPTNFLTKTPTIIKHDEHEFIFEGFSMLSHFPLVKLPTCKVIRFNIEYTILYIDEKLPENFIIEELDYFQTYLFKEILELTDFDLQAAQNKSGCGQFHFMPRFVRDLADNGQEILSMNEVLNYLIKSSKLLIDPDDLPRLVEMPQYKWQNFADEVKGMIVTYPGKKPCSVRVDQLDRNQADQPPGVIAYPEIVHFGIRPPQLSYAGNADYQKAWRDYVKFRHLLANMPKPSFEDKRKLEAKENKLQELRTQSKMKRDVTVDVSSEGFYRTGIMCDIVQHAMLIPVLVCHLRFHKSLDNLECTLGYEFRNRYLLQLALTHPSYRENFGTNPDHARNSLTNCGIRQPEYGDRRIHYMNTRKRGINTLINIMSRFGARTETESSIAHNERLEFLGDAVVEFLTSIHLFHMFPDLEEGGLATYRAAIVQNQHLAVLAKKLNLEEYMLYAHGSDLCHDLELRHAMANCFEALMGSLFLDGGIEVADRVFGETLFKTEEDLGKVWVNYPKHPLQEQEPTGDRQWIPSFELLQKLTKFEESIGIVFTHIRLLARAFTDRSIGYTNLTLGSNQRLEFLGDTVLQLIVSEYLYKYFPEHHEGHLSLLRSSLVNNKTQAVVCDDLGMTQYALYGNPKAELKTKDRADLLEAFLGALYVDKGLEFCRVFCDVCFFPRLQDFIMNQDWNDPKSKLQQCCLTLRTMDGGEPDIPVYKVIECKGPTNTRVYTVAVYFQGKRLAKASGHSIQEAEMNSAKEALEKSQDLFPQLDHQKRVIAKSMKMQQWPNKHKTRGRSMKPTDRHDDSDTSQRSKRSRSEA; encoded by the exons ATGGCAAATCCTCCTCCAAATGTTGGTCAATCTTATTTTTGGGGCACAGGAGTTTCTCAGCCGCAAAATATGGGATATTATTCGGTGCCACCCCCAAATTTTCCACCTCCAAATTTTAGTCAGCCACCACCATCCTATAATATACCGGTCTCTACTTTGCCTGAAAATAAAAgtgcaaattttattccacCGTATCATGCTATGGGAACATGTTATCAAAATGAAGTTTCAAATTCTTATGATGTTCCTTATCAAAATCCAACGGAACTACAATGTAACAATCAAAATTATGGAATGTCTAACTATTCTCAACCTGTAAGTAATTTTAACACAAATTGGGATGATGGAAGTGCATATCATAACAATGACAATGCAGAATGGAAGTCCAATAACTACTCGTCTGATTGGAATAAACCACAAAGTAGCAAAAATTCTTGGTATGAAACAAATAAAGTGCAGGAAGATGATAGAAAATCATcatatgtaaaatttaatgattctcaaaaaaataaaaggttTGAATGGAGGTATAGAGACAAAGAGTCTTCTAATAGTTATTCAGTTAGTAAAAGACGTTCCAGAAGTCCACAGAATAGGTCAAGGGAGAGTAGATCAAGCAGATCACCATATAGATCGAGGCACGATTCCCAAAGAgagaaatattcaaagtatcCAAAAAATAGATCGGTCTCTAGAGAGCGTTTACATTGTGAAGAAGACTCTGACAGAAGATCAATACACAGAAAAAACAATTTACATACTTCACGCTCTCAGAGATCATATACAAGTTATAGAAGTAGGAAGAGATCTAGATCTCAAGAATCTTACTCATCTAGAACTGCTAGTCCAAATAATAATCCCCCCATTAACAGGGATAGAACTGAAAGAGAGTTACTTCTAGAAAAATATAG GCAAGACTATTGTGCAACAAGTAAGGATATAGAAAGGAAAATGGATGAACTATCTGCAATGGGACCTGAAGGTATCATGGAAAATGCAAGAAAAGTATGGACACGTACTGCACCAGcagatttatattataatagagATGAAAGCAACCCAAAAATAATGAGAGGTACACCTAAACTGCAAGAGTTATGTGAATTATTTAAGAAAGTATTACTAAATAGAGCTGCAGCTGCAAGAGCTTTACag CCTCCTTATGAACCACCCCCAAGAAAAACTAGAGCTCGTTTATGCAGGCACAAATCTGAAGCTTGTAGTAGCTCTTCTTCTGACAGTGATAGTTCAATGGATGAAGATGACAGAACAATGGAAGAATTAATGGCAAAGAAACAACATCCACAAAGATTACATCCCGAAATGTGGTTTAATGATCCAGGAGAA ATGAATGATGGACCATTGTGTAGGTGTAGCGCAAAATCAAGAAGGTCTGGTATTAGACATGGAATCTATGCTGGAGAGGGTGCAATAAATAAATGTgatttaaatacaaataatgctgataaattatatcattatcGAATAACAATTAGCCCCCCAACGAACTTTCTTACTAAAACACCAACAATTATTAAGCATGATGAGCACGAATTTATATTTGAAGGGTTTTCTATGCTCTCACATTTTCCTCTCGTAAAATTACCGACTTGTAAAGTAATAAGATTTAACATTGAGTATACAATCCTTTACATAGATGAGAAGTTGccagaaaattttattattgaagAATTGGACTATTTTC aaacttatttatttaaagaaatattagaaCTTACAGACTTTGATTTACAAGCTGCACAAAATAAATCAGGTTGTGGTCAGTTTCATTTTATGCCAAGATTCGTTCGCGATTTAGCTGACAATGGACAGGAAATACTATCCATGAATGAGGTTTTAAATTACTTAATCAAAAGTAGTAAATTGTTAATAGATCCAGACGATCTACCTAGGTTAGTAGAGATGCCCCAATATAAATGGCAAAATTTTGCGGACGAAGTAAAGGGTATGATTGTTACATATCCTGGAAAAAAACCATGCAGTGTTCGAGTAGATCAGTTAGATAGGAACCAAGCAGATCAGCCACCTGGTGTAATTGCGTACCCTGAAATTGTACATTTTGGAATTAGACCACCACAACTTAGTTATGCAGGAAATGCAGA ttACCAAAAAGCTTGGCGTGACTATGTAAAATTTCGTCATTTATTGGCTAATATGCCAAAACCATCGTTTGAAGATAAACGAAAGTTAGAAGCAAAAGAGAATAAGCTCCAGGAATTAAGAACCCAAAGCAAAATGAAACGTGATGTTACTGTGGATGTTAGTTCTGAAGGATTTTATAGAACTGGAATAATGTGTGATATAGTACAACATGCAATGTTAATTCCAGTACTTGTTTGTCATTTAAGATTTCATAAATCTTTAGATAACTTAGAGTGTACCTTAGGCTATGAATTTAGAAACAGATATCTTCTTCAGTTAGCTCTAACGCATCCTAGTTACCGTGAAAATTTTGGTACAAATCCAGATCATGCACGGAATTCTTTGACTAATTGTGGAATAAGACAACCGGAATATGGTGATCGGCGAATACATTATATGAATACTCGAAAACGTGgtattaatacattaatcaATATAATGTCAAGATTTGGTGCGAGAACCGAAACTGAATCTTCGATAGCGCACAATGAAAGATTGGAGTTCTTAGGAGATGCAGTAGTAGAATTTCTAACATCGattcatttatttcatatGTTTCCTGACTTAGAAGAAGGTGGTTTGGCTACTTACAGAGCAGCAATTGTTCAAAATCAACACCTCGCTGTATTAGCAAAGAAATTAAATCTAGAGGAATACATGCTCTACGCACACGGAAGTGATCTTTGTCATGATTTAGAATTACGACATGCAATGGCAAATTGTTTTGAGGCATTAATGGGTTCATTATTTCTTGATGGTGGTATAGAAGTTGCAGATAGAGTTTTTGGCGAAACACTTTTCAAGACTGAAGAAGATCTCGGAAAAGTTTGGGTAAATTACCCAAAGCATCCTTTGCAAGAGCAGGAACCAACAGGTGATAGACAATGGATACCAAGTTTTGAACTATTGCAA aaattaacaaaatttgaagaatcTATTGGTATTGTGTTTACTCATATCCGTCTTTTGGCTAGAGCATTTACCGATCGCAGTATAGGGTACACGAACTTAACGCTGGGTTCTAATCAACGTTTAGAATTTTTAGGAGACACTGTATTACAATTGATAGTTTccgaatatttatacaaatattttccagAACATCATGAAGGGCATCTATCT TTATTACGAAGTTCtcttgtaaataataaaactcaAGCTGTAGTATGCGATGATTTGGGGATGACTCAGTATGCACTTTATGGTAATCCAAAAGCCGAATTAAAGACAAAAGACAGGGCAGATTTATTGGAAGCGTTTCTGGGAGCTCTTTACGTCGATAAGGGCTTAGAATTTTGTCGTGTCTTTTGTGACGTATGTTTCTTCCCACGTTTACAAGATTTCATTATGAATCAAGATTGGAATGATCCAAAGAGTAAATTGCAGCAATGTTGCTTAACATTAAGAACAATGGATGGTGGAGAACCTGATATTCCTGTATACAA agTGATTGAGTGTAAAGGACCAACAAATACAAGAGTTTATACCGTTGCTGTATATTTCCAAGGAAAACGATTAGCAAAGGCATCAGGTCATAGTATTCAAGAAGCAGAGATGAATTCAGCAAAAGAAGCTTTAGAAAAATCTCAag ATTTGTTTCCACAGCTAGATCATCAAAAACGTGTAATAGCGAAGAGTATGAAAATGCAACAGTGGCCaaataaacataaaacaaGGGGAAGATCCATGAAACCTACAGATAGACACGATGATTCTGATACTAGTCAGCGATCTAAAAGAAGCCGTAGCGAAGCGTAA